Proteins encoded in a region of the Fusibacter sp. A1 genome:
- a CDS encoding MaoC family dehydratase: MIGKTIHEIKIGDHAHFEKTISETDVYMFAGITGDLNPVHINESIAKESLFQGRIAHGMLVSSLISTVLGMHLPGPGTIYLGQNLRFMAPVKIGDTIKATVTVTEMDLEKNRISVNTICTNSNGKVVVDGTALVMPPKATAL; this comes from the coding sequence ATGATTGGAAAAACCATTCACGAAATCAAGATCGGTGATCATGCACATTTTGAAAAAACCATCTCAGAAACAGATGTGTATATGTTCGCAGGCATCACAGGCGACCTTAACCCGGTACACATCAATGAATCCATAGCAAAAGAAAGCTTGTTTCAAGGTAGAATCGCACACGGAATGCTTGTCAGCAGTTTAATAAGCACGGTGCTTGGAATGCACCTCCCCGGTCCTGGCACTATCTACCTAGGGCAGAACCTGCGATTCATGGCACCGGTGAAAATCGGTGATACCATCAAGGCGACTGTCACAGTCACTGAAATGGACCTAGAAAAAAACAGGATATCCGTAAACACGATCTGTACAAACAGTAACGGAAAAGTTGTAGTCGACGGTACAGCGCTTGTAATGCCGCCTAAGGCCACAGCACTTTGA
- a CDS encoding sigma-54-dependent Fis family transcriptional regulator has product MKINGCKHHSECMDVRFDALDMMLNHTNEWYVIVDAVGTIIAISQAYKEFIGAENPEGRFVGDVIENTRMHLVLETGVPEYDQVQVIRGNKMIASRVPLIVDGKVRGAIGKATFKDIDDLYTLYNRVKKNHKEISVYVELGKGVNRPKYTFEHISGAGCTTKCTKELAKKAAKSESNVLIVGPSGTGKELYAHAIHGASHRSKGPMVMVNCAAIPENLLESELFGYVKGAFTGASQSGKKGRFELAHRGTLFLDEIGDMPLDMQAKLLRVIQSKEVDPVGGEVPIEVDVRIIAATNRNVEQLVQRGKFREDLYYRLNVMRIDLAPLKKRKEEIPQIAKDVLMKLSQQMDVVVHGFTPDALSALMDYDWPGNIRELENVLERAINLMEEDLYIDACALPEHMENRAEKKDVQNLKLESMTDITEKEFIKRALIRTKGNKKQAAMELGISRAGFYNKLKKHGF; this is encoded by the coding sequence ATGAAAATAAACGGGTGCAAACATCACAGTGAATGCATGGATGTACGATTTGATGCGCTGGATATGATGCTCAACCACACCAATGAGTGGTATGTGATTGTTGATGCTGTGGGAACGATCATCGCGATCAGTCAGGCTTATAAGGAGTTCATAGGCGCAGAGAATCCTGAAGGTAGGTTTGTTGGTGATGTCATAGAAAACACCAGAATGCACCTCGTACTTGAAACGGGTGTCCCGGAGTATGATCAGGTACAGGTGATCAGGGGGAATAAGATGATCGCTTCGAGGGTGCCTCTGATTGTAGACGGAAAGGTCAGGGGAGCCATCGGAAAAGCGACCTTCAAAGATATTGACGATCTGTACACCTTGTATAACCGAGTGAAGAAGAACCATAAGGAAATCAGTGTCTATGTCGAACTCGGCAAGGGTGTGAACAGGCCCAAATACACCTTCGAGCATATCAGTGGTGCTGGCTGCACGACAAAATGCACGAAGGAACTGGCTAAAAAAGCTGCAAAATCGGAATCGAACGTTCTGATCGTAGGGCCTAGCGGAACAGGCAAGGAACTCTATGCCCATGCGATCCATGGAGCGAGCCATCGTTCGAAAGGACCCATGGTCATGGTCAACTGTGCCGCCATACCGGAAAACCTGCTGGAATCGGAACTGTTCGGATATGTGAAGGGCGCATTTACTGGAGCCAGCCAATCTGGTAAAAAGGGCAGGTTTGAACTTGCGCATAGAGGCACTCTATTTTTGGATGAAATCGGCGATATGCCACTGGATATGCAAGCGAAGCTGTTAAGGGTGATACAGTCAAAAGAAGTGGATCCTGTCGGTGGCGAAGTCCCCATTGAGGTGGATGTAAGAATTATCGCTGCGACAAATCGGAATGTCGAGCAGCTTGTGCAGCGAGGAAAATTTAGAGAGGACCTGTATTACCGCTTGAATGTCATGCGAATTGACCTAGCACCCCTAAAAAAGAGAAAAGAGGAAATTCCTCAGATTGCCAAGGATGTGCTAATGAAGCTTTCGCAGCAGATGGATGTCGTCGTACATGGCTTTACACCGGATGCCTTATCTGCACTAATGGATTACGATTGGCCGGGTAACATCAGGGAGCTTGAAAATGTCTTGGAGCGAGCCATCAACCTTATGGAAGAGGATCTGTACATCGATGCGTGCGCTTTGCCAGAACACATGGAAAACCGGGCAGAAAAGAAGGATGTTCAAAATCTTAAGCTTGAAAGCATGACTGACATCACAGAAAAGGAGTTCATAAAAAGAGCGCTCATAAGGACAAAAGGGAACAAAAAGCAGGCAGCTATGGAGCTCGGTATCAGTCGGGCCGGGTTTTACAATAAGCTGAAGAAGCATGGATTTTAA
- a CDS encoding electron transfer flavoprotein subunit beta/FixA family protein, translated as MKIIVCIKQVPDTNEVRLDPTTGTLIRDGVPSIINPDDKSGLEAALRLKEQHGAHVTVITMGPPQADLALREAIAMGADRAILLTDRAFAGADTWATSSALAGAIQKIDYDLIVTGRQAIDGDTAQVGPQIAEHLKLASVAYVQQIEATEGGLILNRAFEDGYHRIKVKFPCLITALKELAEPRYMRVSGIYDAFKEREVEVWGVDDIIVDRSNLGLKGSPTKVKKSFTKGAKTAGKLFDGTPTEAAQVIVEKLREKFII; from the coding sequence ATGAAGATTATCGTTTGCATAAAGCAAGTACCCGACACAAATGAAGTACGACTAGACCCTACAACCGGAACACTCATAAGAGACGGCGTGCCGAGTATCATCAATCCCGATGACAAGAGCGGTTTAGAAGCGGCGCTTCGACTAAAAGAGCAACACGGCGCGCACGTGACAGTCATCACAATGGGTCCTCCACAGGCGGACTTGGCCCTTAGAGAAGCAATAGCGATGGGAGCCGACAGAGCCATACTCCTTACAGACCGCGCATTCGCAGGAGCAGACACTTGGGCGACATCCTCTGCCCTTGCAGGTGCGATACAAAAGATTGACTACGATTTGATCGTAACCGGCCGTCAAGCCATCGATGGCGATACAGCACAAGTCGGTCCGCAGATTGCAGAACACCTCAAGCTTGCGTCGGTCGCCTATGTGCAGCAGATTGAAGCTACAGAGGGCGGACTTATTTTGAACAGGGCTTTCGAGGACGGTTATCACAGAATCAAAGTAAAGTTCCCTTGTCTGATCACTGCACTTAAAGAACTGGCAGAACCAAGATACATGCGTGTAAGCGGAATCTATGACGCCTTCAAGGAGCGCGAAGTCGAAGTTTGGGGTGTCGACGACATCATTGTGGATAGAAGCAACTTGGGTCTTAAAGGTTCTCCTACAAAGGTTAAAAAATCCTTCACCAAGGGAGCTAAAACAGCGGGTAAGTTGTTTGACGGTACACCTACAGAAGCGGCTCAGGTGATTGTGGAAAAGCTGAGAGAAAAATTCATCATATAA
- a CDS encoding peptide chain release factor 3, with product MSKLSFKEAVDKRRTFAIISHPDAGKTTLTEKFLLYGGAIREAGSVKSRRAQKHAVSDWMEIEKQRGISVTSSVLQFNYDGYCINILDTPGHQDFSEDTYRTLMAADAAVMVIDCAKGVEPQTKKLFQVCKMRGIPIFTFINKMDRMGQDPFDLLEDIETVLGIKSYPINWPIGEGRGFKGVYDRQKEEIELFDGGNHGMAKTGTVKGDITDKKFEELLGEELHEKLLADIELLDIAGDDFSLDAILHGELTPVFFGSALTNFGVEPFLSSFLKITPPPSPRMSNEGLIDPNTPNFTGFIFKIQANMNSQHRDRIAFLRICSGKFEKGMQVNHVQKDKKVRLSQPTQFMAQDREIVEEAYPGDIIGIHDPGIYNIGDSLCENGNKIVYQGIPSFPPEHFAKVYTKNALKRKQFLKGIQQLSEEGSIQVFKRPNIGVEELIIGVVGVLQLEVLEYRLKNEYGVDIIMERQPYKHIRWIKMDNFNFTRFSKTMDTMLVETDKGKPAVLFQSEWSIRHVAERNEGVELSEVSI from the coding sequence ATGTCAAAATTATCATTTAAAGAAGCAGTAGACAAACGCAGGACGTTTGCAATCATCTCCCATCCGGACGCCGGTAAGACGACACTGACTGAAAAATTCCTGCTCTACGGCGGAGCGATCAGAGAAGCTGGATCGGTAAAATCAAGAAGAGCGCAAAAGCACGCCGTATCCGACTGGATGGAAATCGAAAAGCAAAGGGGTATCTCTGTAACCTCATCCGTACTTCAGTTCAACTACGACGGATATTGCATCAATATTCTTGATACGCCAGGTCACCAGGACTTCTCTGAGGATACCTACAGAACGCTCATGGCAGCCGATGCAGCTGTTATGGTCATCGACTGTGCAAAAGGCGTGGAACCACAGACAAAAAAACTATTCCAAGTATGTAAAATGCGTGGAATTCCAATCTTCACCTTCATCAACAAGATGGACAGAATGGGACAGGACCCCTTCGACCTTTTAGAAGATATCGAGACGGTGTTGGGCATCAAATCTTATCCTATCAACTGGCCTATCGGCGAAGGTAGAGGCTTTAAAGGCGTCTACGACAGACAAAAAGAAGAGATTGAACTCTTTGACGGTGGAAATCACGGTATGGCTAAGACAGGCACTGTCAAAGGTGATATCACAGACAAAAAATTCGAAGAACTACTCGGTGAGGAGCTTCACGAAAAACTACTCGCAGACATCGAATTACTCGATATCGCAGGCGATGACTTTTCACTAGATGCCATCCTTCACGGCGAACTGACACCTGTGTTTTTCGGTAGTGCTTTGACAAACTTCGGTGTCGAGCCCTTCCTGTCATCGTTTTTAAAAATCACGCCTCCTCCGTCTCCAAGAATGAGCAATGAAGGCCTGATCGATCCCAACACACCAAACTTCACAGGATTCATCTTTAAGATCCAGGCCAACATGAACTCACAGCACAGAGACAGAATCGCCTTCCTTAGAATCTGTTCAGGAAAGTTTGAAAAGGGAATGCAAGTCAACCACGTTCAAAAGGATAAAAAAGTAAGACTGTCCCAGCCGACGCAGTTTATGGCACAGGACCGTGAAATAGTAGAAGAAGCATACCCAGGCGACATCATAGGAATACACGACCCGGGCATCTACAACATCGGCGACTCGCTTTGTGAAAACGGCAATAAGATCGTGTATCAAGGTATTCCTTCCTTCCCGCCGGAGCACTTTGCAAAAGTCTATACAAAGAACGCGTTAAAAAGAAAGCAGTTCCTTAAAGGTATCCAGCAGTTATCCGAAGAAGGATCGATCCAAGTCTTCAAACGCCCTAACATCGGTGTCGAGGAACTGATCATCGGCGTTGTCGGAGTCCTTCAACTCGAAGTCCTCGAATACCGTCTCAAAAACGAGTACGGTGTCGACATCATCATGGAAAGACAGCCGTACAAACACATCAGATGGATCAAGATGGACAACTTCAACTTTACAAGGTTCTCCAAAACAATGGATACCATGCTTGTTGAAACAGACAAAGGCAAACCGGCAGTACTCTTCCAGAGCGAATGGTCGATCAGGCACGTCGCCGAACGTAATGAAGGCGTCGAGCTGTCTGAAGTGTCTATCTAA
- a CDS encoding 3'-5' exonuclease produces MLPIEKFKEEIKNIWDNKQNYIILDTETTGLSKTDEIVEIAVINLDGKVLLNTLVKPKKRIPDHVIKIHGITNEMVEHAPVWEDVWFTLMPYLMSKTMIAYNAMFDVGMIRQSCEIHGIKAPYIKQLDMMAICKNLKGYRPKLESFATKKQEHRALADTLIILEDIILANLDVE; encoded by the coding sequence GTGTTACCTATAGAAAAGTTTAAAGAAGAGATCAAGAACATTTGGGACAACAAGCAGAACTATATCATTTTGGATACGGAGACGACCGGCCTATCAAAAACAGATGAGATCGTTGAGATCGCCGTGATCAACCTTGATGGAAAAGTGCTACTCAACACGCTGGTGAAGCCTAAGAAGAGGATTCCCGACCACGTGATAAAAATACACGGGATTACCAATGAAATGGTCGAGCATGCGCCGGTCTGGGAAGATGTGTGGTTCACATTGATGCCTTATCTGATGTCAAAGACGATGATCGCCTACAATGCCATGTTCGATGTCGGCATGATCAGACAGTCCTGCGAGATTCATGGCATCAAAGCCCCCTATATCAAACAGCTCGACATGATGGCCATTTGTAAGAATTTAAAAGGATACCGGCCGAAGCTTGAGTCCTTCGCAACAAAAAAACAAGAACACAGGGCTCTTGCCGATACCTTGATCATCTTAGAGGATATCATTTTGGCAAATCTTGATGTTGAGTAG
- a CDS encoding hotdog domain-containing protein, which translates to MNAMIRLRMGQHDAHYAGNLVDGAKMLNLFGDVATELLIRHDGDEGLFVAYDDIQFTAPVYAGDYIEAVGEIVHVGNSSRKMKFEARKVIAPVAGFHDSACEVLTEPVVVAKATGTCVVPKEKQRKPSHEILVKTEIK; encoded by the coding sequence ATGAACGCAATGATCAGACTTCGCATGGGTCAGCACGACGCGCACTACGCAGGAAATCTTGTGGACGGAGCAAAAATGCTAAACTTATTCGGTGACGTGGCAACCGAACTTCTAATTAGACACGACGGGGATGAAGGATTGTTTGTCGCCTACGACGACATACAGTTCACCGCACCTGTCTATGCGGGTGATTATATCGAAGCGGTCGGTGAAATCGTCCATGTAGGCAATTCATCCAGAAAAATGAAGTTCGAAGCACGAAAAGTAATCGCGCCTGTAGCAGGTTTTCACGACTCGGCTTGCGAGGTACTAACAGAACCGGTCGTCGTAGCAAAAGCGACCGGAACATGCGTAGTACCCAAAGAAAAGCAAAGAAAACCGTCGCACGAAATATTGGTGAAAACGGAGATAAAATAA
- a CDS encoding DMT family transporter produces MGNLSSRKKSLMSDVSLLFVAAVWGGGFVAVKDALNTITPMYLMAFRFVLAAIFLYVFLFKWIGKLSKDDMKKGSVVGGFLFLAFAAQTYGLQYTTASKQGFLTAVYVVVVPLLYWLLYKRQPGIKAFVGSFLTIIGIGLISLEGSLSLNLGDMLTLLCAVLFAAHIISIEYFAKDMNTVKLAFVQISVAAVLCVVTALLTEPMPAAVSGRAWLAIVYLAFFSTFACFTVQTIAQKYTSSSHASIIMSLESVFAAVLGVAILGEVMSVKMIIGSAIIFSAILIVEVDFKFLTKKSVKVSSISEKV; encoded by the coding sequence ATGGGGAATCTATCATCGAGAAAAAAGAGTTTAATGTCGGATGTGAGTCTTTTGTTTGTCGCTGCGGTTTGGGGTGGCGGATTTGTCGCCGTGAAGGATGCGCTTAATACGATAACGCCCATGTACCTAATGGCGTTCCGATTCGTGTTGGCAGCGATCTTCTTGTATGTTTTTTTATTCAAATGGATCGGCAAACTGAGTAAGGACGACATGAAAAAGGGTAGTGTGGTCGGAGGATTCTTATTCTTAGCCTTTGCCGCTCAAACCTATGGGCTGCAGTATACGACAGCTAGCAAGCAGGGTTTTCTTACAGCTGTCTATGTCGTTGTCGTGCCGCTCCTTTATTGGCTGCTGTATAAACGACAACCGGGTATCAAAGCCTTTGTCGGCAGCTTTTTAACCATTATAGGAATTGGGCTGATCAGTCTTGAGGGAAGTCTTTCGCTTAATCTGGGAGATATGCTGACACTCTTATGTGCCGTACTCTTTGCCGCTCATATCATATCGATCGAATACTTTGCAAAGGATATGAATACAGTCAAACTCGCCTTTGTTCAGATTTCAGTTGCAGCCGTATTGTGTGTGGTCACAGCGCTCTTGACTGAACCTATGCCGGCAGCGGTTTCAGGTAGGGCTTGGCTGGCGATCGTCTATCTGGCGTTCTTCTCAACTTTCGCCTGTTTCACAGTGCAGACCATCGCACAAAAGTACACGTCAAGCTCTCATGCATCGATCATCATGAGCCTTGAGTCGGTGTTTGCCGCGGTCCTTGGTGTGGCGATTCTTGGCGAGGTGATGAGTGTTAAGATGATTATCGGTAGTGCGATCATTTTCTCAGCCATTCTGATTGTAGAAGTGGATTTTAAGTTTTTAACTAAAAAATCGGTAAAAGTATCGTCTATATCCGAAAAAGTATAA
- the fabG gene encoding 3-oxoacyl-[acyl-carrier-protein] reductase: MSLNGKVVLITGGARGIGKETALKFASLGSMVVAVDLNKELLDSLVFEVTQKGGSCMGVTCDVTNRSEVTALVESVERQYGRVDVLINNAGITADATLMKMGEDEWDRVVDVNLKGVYLCGQACARSMAETGGGVILNTSSVVGIYGNFGQTNYAATKWGVIGMTKTWAKELGKKGIRVNAVAPGFIMTEMTEKMPENVLDMMKNKSPLKSLGQPSDIAAAFAYLASDDAKFITGTVLQIDGGAVL; this comes from the coding sequence ATGAGCTTGAATGGAAAAGTGGTACTGATCACAGGCGGCGCGAGAGGGATCGGTAAGGAAACTGCACTCAAATTCGCATCGCTTGGATCAATGGTGGTTGCAGTCGATCTGAACAAGGAGCTGCTGGATAGTTTAGTGTTTGAAGTGACTCAAAAGGGTGGTTCCTGCATGGGTGTCACATGTGATGTGACGAACAGATCAGAAGTGACAGCGCTTGTGGAATCGGTGGAACGACAGTATGGAAGAGTCGATGTCTTAATCAATAACGCTGGCATCACAGCCGATGCGACTCTGATGAAGATGGGCGAGGACGAATGGGACCGTGTGGTCGATGTAAACCTGAAGGGGGTCTACTTGTGCGGTCAGGCTTGTGCGAGGTCCATGGCCGAAACAGGTGGTGGTGTGATCTTGAATACATCTAGCGTTGTCGGAATCTATGGCAACTTCGGTCAGACCAACTATGCTGCGACAAAATGGGGCGTGATTGGAATGACAAAAACCTGGGCCAAGGAACTTGGAAAAAAAGGGATTCGTGTGAATGCGGTCGCTCCAGGATTCATCATGACCGAAATGACTGAAAAGATGCCTGAAAACGTGCTTGACATGATGAAAAACAAGTCGCCGCTAAAGTCGCTTGGACAGCCTTCGGATATTGCGGCGGCATTTGCCTACCTGGCTTCGGATGATGCGAAATTCATCACAGGAACGGTGCTGCAAATCGACGGAGGGGCAGTGCTTTAA
- a CDS encoding GNAT family N-acetyltransferase, which translates to MFEFKEMNMLTDGEIDLRIHKKTPAEPDKGFVPAYHYHITLHGSENPIGSIDIRIGDNENLYYGGHIGYSIKEEFRGMAYAAKACRIIKEVAIVHKMNKLIITCNPDNFASRRTCEKAGLNLVGVVDLPDYNDMYQDGERQKCIYEWDLN; encoded by the coding sequence ATGTTTGAATTTAAAGAAATGAACATGTTGACAGATGGAGAAATAGATTTGAGAATCCATAAGAAGACACCTGCTGAACCTGACAAGGGATTTGTACCGGCGTACCATTACCATATCACCCTGCACGGTAGCGAAAATCCTATCGGATCAATTGATATTCGCATTGGCGACAACGAAAACCTTTACTATGGTGGCCATATCGGGTATAGCATTAAGGAAGAATTTCGTGGTATGGCTTATGCTGCAAAGGCATGCAGGATCATCAAAGAAGTAGCGATCGTTCATAAGATGAATAAGCTGATCATTACCTGTAATCCAGATAATTTCGCTTCAAGAAGAACTTGTGAAAAGGCGGGGCTTAACCTTGTCGGTGTGGTCGATTTACCTGATTACAATGATATGTATCAAGATGGGGAAAGACAAAAGTGTATTTATGAATGGGATTTAAACTGA
- a CDS encoding electron transfer flavoprotein subunit alpha/FixB family protein, protein MNHSNYKGVMVYIEQRQGEIQKVSLELLGKGLDLAKELDEKLTCVLLGSHITHLSEELVYHGAEEVYVVDDPSLSHYMTEPYTKALSAVINEHKPDIVLMGATAIGRDLGPRVSARLHTGLTADCTSLEIDPETKNLLMTRPAFGGNIMATIICPDHKPQMSTVRPGVMKKPVRNTSLSGSIRTVEADLSPKDMNVELLEVVKVEKKRINIEEATTLISAGRGIGSKDGVVTIESLASELKGEVSGSRAVIDLGWVDKDRQVGQTGKTVRPNLYVACGISGAIQHVAGMEESEFILAINKNPDAPIFEVADLGIVGDVHKVVNAVVTELKAYKAKNI, encoded by the coding sequence ATGAATCATTCAAACTATAAAGGCGTGATGGTCTATATCGAACAGCGTCAAGGCGAAATCCAAAAGGTTTCGCTGGAACTGCTTGGAAAAGGTCTGGATCTTGCAAAAGAACTTGACGAGAAGTTGACATGTGTGCTGCTTGGTAGCCATATCACCCACCTCTCAGAGGAACTGGTTTACCACGGTGCTGAAGAAGTATATGTCGTGGACGACCCTTCCCTTTCGCATTATATGACAGAACCTTACACCAAGGCGCTGTCAGCCGTAATCAACGAGCATAAACCGGATATCGTACTTATGGGGGCGACTGCCATTGGTAGAGACCTGGGACCTAGAGTTTCTGCAAGACTGCATACGGGCCTTACCGCCGACTGCACCTCTCTTGAAATCGATCCCGAGACAAAAAATCTATTGATGACACGTCCGGCATTCGGTGGAAATATTATGGCGACCATTATTTGTCCGGATCACAAGCCTCAGATGTCCACTGTCCGACCTGGTGTCATGAAAAAGCCGGTCAGAAACACCTCGCTATCCGGTTCGATTCGCACAGTTGAAGCGGATCTATCTCCAAAGGACATGAACGTCGAGCTTCTTGAAGTGGTAAAAGTAGAAAAGAAACGGATCAATATCGAGGAAGCCACTACATTGATCTCAGCAGGCCGCGGCATCGGTTCAAAAGATGGTGTCGTAACGATTGAATCACTCGCCTCAGAGCTCAAGGGCGAAGTTTCGGGTTCAAGAGCTGTAATCGACCTAGGTTGGGTGGATAAAGACAGGCAAGTCGGTCAGACAGGAAAAACCGTCCGTCCAAATCTATATGTCGCATGCGGTATTTCAGGCGCTATTCAACATGTGGCCGGTATGGAAGAATCCGAATTCATCCTGGCGATCAACAAGAACCCCGACGCACCGATATTCGAAGTAGCCGACTTAGGCATCGTAGGCGATGTGCACAAGGTCGTAAATGCTGTCGTCACAGAACTTAAAGCTTACAAAGCTAAGAACATATAG
- a CDS encoding DUF1848 domain-containing protein, with protein MILSASRRTDIPAYYMKWFMKRLDEGFFHVRNPINRRQVSEVSISRETLDCIVFWTKNALPFEPYMDELDDYMYYFLYTITGYDSGIERYLPPLEDRIENFKRISNRIGSERMIWRYDPILFTCQLDLQTHIARFSELCEALEGYANKVVVSWLDEYPKIKTNLGKINYVEPSPEQVSFLTQKLSEIAKRHNLDIASCAEGTDYSELGVIPNRCIDDQLVARLTGNAIKVSKDKNQRASCGCATSIEIGAYNSCKNGCLYCYANYSDQRVGENVLEHDDESSLLIGRVDERDKITKRLVGTLKCEQQLTMFDDR; from the coding sequence ATGATTTTAAGCGCAAGCAGACGCACGGACATACCTGCGTATTATATGAAGTGGTTTATGAAAAGACTTGATGAAGGCTTTTTTCATGTCAGAAACCCAATAAACAGAAGACAGGTCAGTGAAGTAAGTATCAGTAGGGAGACCCTTGACTGTATCGTGTTTTGGACAAAGAATGCACTACCCTTTGAACCCTATATGGATGAGCTTGATGACTACATGTATTACTTCTTATATACGATCACAGGTTACGACAGCGGCATCGAACGATACTTACCGCCTCTTGAGGATCGAATCGAGAATTTCAAACGGATCTCAAACCGAATCGGCAGCGAGCGCATGATCTGGAGATATGATCCCATACTATTTACATGCCAGCTAGACCTTCAAACACATATAGCTAGGTTTAGCGAGTTATGTGAAGCGCTTGAGGGCTACGCAAACAAGGTGGTAGTCAGTTGGTTGGATGAATACCCCAAAATCAAAACAAATCTCGGAAAAATAAATTATGTCGAGCCAAGTCCCGAGCAGGTGAGCTTTTTAACGCAGAAGTTATCCGAAATCGCAAAGCGCCACAATCTCGACATCGCAAGCTGCGCAGAGGGGACCGATTACTCAGAGCTGGGCGTTATACCAAACCGCTGCATCGATGACCAGTTGGTTGCCAGGCTGACGGGAAATGCAATCAAGGTGTCTAAGGATAAGAATCAAAGGGCCAGTTGCGGCTGCGCCACAAGCATAGAGATAGGAGCCTATAATTCCTGCAAGAACGGTTGCCTGTACTGCTATGCGAACTATTCAGATCAGAGGGTCGGTGAAAACGTGCTGGAACACGATGATGAGTCCAGTCTGCTGATCGGTAGGGTGGATGAGCGTGACAAGATCACCAAGCGTCTTGTGGGAACTTTAAAATGTGAACAACAGTTAACAATGTTTGATGACAGATAG
- a CDS encoding acyl-CoA dehydrogenase, whose product MEFGLSKEHQMLRDMLRQFSNSEVQPLAKEVDELERFPIETLPKMAEIGLMGIPFPKMYGGAGGDNLGYAMAVEELSRSCATTGVVLSAHVSLGASPIYEFGTEQQKQKYLVPLAKGQQLGAFGLTEANAGTDASAQQTTAVLDGDHYVINGSKIFITNAEYADTYIVMAMTDKTKGTRGISAFIVEKGTPGFTFGPKEKKLGIRGSATSELIFENVRVPKENLLAKEGHGFKIAMKTLDGGRIGIASQALGIAQGALDATLSYTKERKQFNRPISAFQNTQFMLADMATQVETSRLLVYRAAWLKDMGLPYAKEAAMAKLFASEAAMSVTTKAVQLHGGYGYTREYDVERMMRDAKITEIYEGTSEVQRMVISAAYLK is encoded by the coding sequence ATGGAATTCGGTTTATCTAAAGAACATCAGATGTTACGTGATATGCTTCGCCAGTTTTCGAATAGCGAAGTACAGCCACTCGCGAAGGAAGTGGACGAACTTGAAAGGTTTCCTATAGAAACGCTCCCTAAGATGGCTGAGATCGGTTTGATGGGTATCCCCTTCCCTAAAATGTACGGAGGCGCAGGCGGAGACAACTTGGGTTATGCTATGGCAGTCGAAGAACTTTCAAGATCATGTGCGACAACAGGCGTGGTTCTGTCAGCTCACGTATCGCTTGGAGCCTCACCGATTTATGAGTTCGGAACAGAGCAGCAAAAACAAAAATACCTTGTTCCTCTGGCAAAAGGTCAGCAACTGGGCGCTTTCGGCCTGACAGAGGCAAACGCCGGCACGGACGCCTCGGCGCAGCAGACCACAGCGGTTCTAGATGGGGACCATTATGTCATCAACGGTTCCAAGATATTTATTACAAATGCCGAATACGCAGACACCTACATCGTTATGGCTATGACAGACAAGACAAAAGGAACACGAGGTATCTCTGCCTTTATCGTCGAAAAAGGCACCCCAGGCTTCACCTTTGGTCCCAAGGAAAAAAAACTGGGCATCAGGGGTTCTGCGACTAGCGAGCTGATCTTTGAAAACGTACGAGTTCCAAAAGAAAATCTGCTTGCAAAAGAAGGGCATGGATTTAAGATCGCCATGAAAACACTCGACGGCGGACGTATCGGCATCGCATCGCAGGCGCTCGGCATCGCCCAGGGAGCACTTGACGCGACCCTCTCCTACACAAAAGAAAGAAAGCAGTTCAACAGACCGATCAGCGCCTTCCAAAATACCCAGTTCATGCTTGCTGATATGGCCACCCAGGTAGAAACATCTAGGCTGCTCGTTTACAGGGCTGCATGGCTTAAGGACATGGGTTTGCCCTATGCAAAAGAGGCTGCGATGGCTAAGCTTTTCGCTTCTGAGGCCGCGATGAGCGTCACAACCAAAGCGGTTCAGTTACATGGAGGTTATGGTTACACAAGAGAATACGATGTCGAGCGAATGATGCGCGATGCGAAGATCACAGAAATTTACGAAGGAACTTCAGAAGTACAGCGCATGGTTATTTCTGCAGCGTACCTTAAATAA